From one Sardina pilchardus chromosome 6, fSarPil1.1, whole genome shotgun sequence genomic stretch:
- the LOC134083176 gene encoding uncharacterized protein LOC134083176, which translates to MVQPGLKRRTSIASTTTAVSWRNMDQVQYNLFRKSKRVSLREEDMTVLKLSRIFQVSVDSLYLTDDANVAIFASDSSGMFSSLDLCPRGHYEVHGEDDVAAPGSSTGQRFAFSRTSTVTSGSLLGAAALPRASNKTFQRSVYLAEALSGKLSVSRMVMVRFSEAEASPQGIAAKVKEAIGSPENLILTDSQGNAIVESEGTTGSPYWRQNARKVLAVPEKDFTDLQGTKRRRMSRKNEEVGGIAEVTEKIEELVLASQSLPDVTSAIRELTDLAAVKRLTLTQSQLQAIKHGFSCAICLKLMTEPIFTQCCQTLIGCKTCVEEWHRNSDTCAKCRGSVEGDSMFEVKGLSEALSVLRSLFEEE; encoded by the exons ATGGTCCAACCGGGACTGAAGAGGAGGACTAGCATAGCATCGACGACTACAGCAGTGAGTTGGAGAAATATGGATCAAGTTCAATACAATTTATTCAGGAAGAGTAAGCGGGTAAGCTTGCGTGAAGAGGACATGACGGTCCTCAAGTTGAGCAGGATCTTTCAG GTCTCCGTTGACAGTCTGTACCTTACAGACGACGCCAATGTGGCGATATTTGCCAGCGATTCGTCAGGAATGTTCAGCTCACTGGACCTGTGTCCAAGGGGGCATTATGAAGTCCACGGGGAGGACGATGTCGCCGCCCCAGGATCAAGTACGGGGCAACGCTTTGCCTTCTCAAGGACTAGTACAGTGACCAGTGGCTCACTGCTGGGTGCCGCTGCTCTCCCCAGAGCCTCAAACAAAACGTTTCAAAG ATCCGTGTACCTCGCTGAGGCTCTTAGCGGCAAGCTCAGTGTGAGCCGGATGGTCATGGTGAGATTTTCGGAAGCTGAGGCCTCTCCTCAGGGGATCGCTGCCAAAGTGAAGGAAGCCATTGGGAGTCCAGAGAATTTGATTTTGACGGATTCTCAGGGGAATGCTATTGTGGAATCGGAGGGAACAACAG GGTCACCTTATTGGAGACAAAATGCCAGAAAAGTTCTTGCTGTCCCAGAAAAAGACTTCACAGACCTGCAGGGCACcaagaggaggagaatgag CCGGAAAAACGAAGAGGTTGGAGGCATTGCCGAGGTCACAGAAAAAATTGAAGAGCTGGTTCTTGCATCTCAGAGTCTCCCGGATGTTACATCAGCAATCAGGGAGCTCACCGATCTGGCTGCAGTTAAAAGACTGACCCTGACTCAATCACAGCTACAGGCCATTAAGCATGGGTTCTCTTGTGCTATTTGCTTGA AGTTGATGACAGAGCCAATCTTCACGCAGTGTTGCCAAACCCTCATTGGCTGCAAAACTTGCGTGGAGGAGTGGCATAGGAACTCCGACACCTGTGCAAAATGTAGGGGAAGTGTTGAAGGAGACAGCATGTTTGAAGTTAAGGGCCTATCAGAGGCACTGTCTGTCCTGAGGTCTCTTTTTGAAGAGGAGTAA